A stretch of the Dioscorea cayenensis subsp. rotundata cultivar TDr96_F1 chromosome 4, TDr96_F1_v2_PseudoChromosome.rev07_lg8_w22 25.fasta, whole genome shotgun sequence genome encodes the following:
- the LOC120258737 gene encoding uncharacterized protein LOC120258737 — MEIGEESYDVIVVGSGYGGSVVACRLSMAGAKVCLIEKGKQWSAQDFPTNSLSILAATKMEFSKWGFGFGSDKALFQVYEQGDTLCCVACGLGGGSLVNAAVLTATPVRARRNPRWPEEWNNDWESCQATASAMLGSNSIPSEFSSAKVMKQVAEEEIENFRADKIELGINFGQELKHQTKGGQEIGSCVACGNCLSGCPYNAKNSNDKTYITSAIQAGCVVKTECEIIYIIKTDAQGDGEENRCNSIKENRRWKVHFDNLEHVSADFVILSAGVLGTTKILFDSERRGLSLSPMLGYGFSCNGNNVAYVAGSQAPLNAYGLNKRQFTTIPLQDRPGPTITSSYTSSLGFTIQAAVLPTSYPYMLFKGIATYGWPNGCWFLHGLIDKMKHLMGLKASQAMVLNVMGYDSCDGRITFDKETNKIRFTQAHDPLLLRKIQALQSISKKLGGILFMSRYRSTSVHLLGGCNAALDPSNGVCNPKGQVFDMSGDQPAVHKGLYVCDASLIPCSIGINPILTITTASEYISKHLVKEVQNFRNQFRRNEVIMTTRLAEEICDSTMHSEKSVRLQSHSGVQIMKDKENVTFKETLKGFIGGMPCTAYLAVKMNSGCKITFSHPLLKGKVGGYVLFQAISKEPLYIIDGEIDLLALNDRTPYTQYMHYRLILASQSGSRYLMEGKKVMNPYIMATYAWKESRTLHVNFRGLSEKDDNQSKVYGDIEQKVDLRGELHLSVVELLKSLISMRGNRKRRFIYLLLQSLWRTYISQVPREVEPRLTSFDKDTKTYPPSTLHELKTGDGHFISCQQWKSGDVNTWKSEGQRYPILLLNGYSGESFCLPTEPTDLVRTLVEQGYETWSLQSRVHPKHASNNFTIEDIAKFDIPAVITKIQELHGQNTKNSCDSTLCWRLINSYCSIRRLCLCSSYSISLLCQRLHVLQANKISPC; from the exons ATGGAAATAGGAGAAGAAAGCTATGATGTTATTGTTGTTGGTTCTGGTTATGGAGGCTCAGTAGTTGCATGCAGGTTATCAATGGCAGGCGCAAAGGTCTGTCTCATTGAGAAAGGGAAGCAATGGAGCGCTCAGGACTTTCCCACAAACAGTTTAAGTATATTGGCTGCAACAAAGATGGAGTTTAGTAAATGGGGATTTGGCTTTGGCTCAGACAAAGCACTCTTTCAG GTATATGAACAAGGTGATACATTGTGTTGCGTGGCTTGTGGACTTGGAGGAGGTTCTCTTGTAAATGCAGCAGTTCTGACAGCAACACCGGTTCGAGCAAGGAGAAATCCAAGATGGCCAGAAGAATGGAACAATGATTGGGAGAGCTGTCAAGCAACTGCTTCAGCTATGTTAGGATCAAACAGCATTCCTTCAGAGTTTTCTAGTGCTAAAGTCATGAAGCAAGTAgctgaagaagaaattgaaaatttcaGAGCAGATAAAATAGAACTTGGTATAAATTTTGGTCAGGAGTTAAAACATCAAACAAAGGGAGGTCAAGAGATAGGAAGTTGTGTGGCATGTGGAAATTGTTTATCTGGGTGCCCATACAATGCAAAAAACTCCAATGACAAGACTTACATAACTTCAGCTATTCAG GCTGGATGTGTAGTTAAAACAGAATGTgaaatcatttatattataaaaacagaTGCTCAAGGAGATGGTGAAGAAAATAGGTGTAACAGCATAAAAGAGAATAGAAGATGGAAAGTACACTTTGATAATCTTGAACATGTATCGGCAGATTTTGTGATTCTCTCAG CTGGAGTTTTAGGCACaacaaaaattttgtttgattctGAGAGGAGGGGATTGAGTCTTTCACCGATGCTTGGCTATGGCTTTAGCTGTAATGGAAACAATGTAGCCTATGTTGCTGGAAGCCAAGCACCATTGAATGCTTATGGTTTAAACAAAAGGCAATTCACAACAATTCCATTGCAAGATCGTCCAGGGCCAACAATCACTTCATCATATACTTCTTCACTAGGCTTCACAATACAG GCTGCAGTCCTGCCAACATCATACCCTTATATGCTGTTCAAAGGGATAGCAACCTATGGGTGGCCAAATGGTTGTTGGTTTCTGCATGGGTTGATTGACAAGATGAAGCATTTGATGGGATTAAAAGCTAGCCAAGCCATGGTGCTGAATGTAATGGGATATGATTCATGCGATGGAAGAATAACTTTTGATAAAGAGACGAATAAGATCAGATTCACACAAGCACATGATCCTTTACTTCTGCGAAAAATTCAGGCACTTCAAAGCATTTCTAAGAAGCTAGGCGGGATATTGTTCATGTCAAGGTATAGGAGCACATCAGTTCATCTTTTAGGTGGATGCAATGCAGCTTTAGATCCTTCAAATGGTGTTTGCAATCCTAAAGGTCAAGTGTTTGATATGAGCGGTGATCAACCTGCAGTACATAAGGGCCTATATGTATGTGATGCCTCTCTAATTCCATGTTCAATAGGTATAAACCCAATTCTCACAATTACTACAGCATCTGAGTACATAAGCAAGCACTTAGTAAAGGAGGTCCAGAATTTTAGAAACCAATTTCGGCGGAATGAAGTTATTATGACAACAAGATTAGCAGAAGAAATTTGTGATAGCACAATGCATTCAGAGAAATCAGTTAGATTACAATCTCATAGTGGAGTTCAAATAATGAAGGACAAAGAGAATGTCACcttcaaagaaacattaaaagGTTTCATTGGCGGAATGCCTTGCACAGCTTATCTTGCAGTGAAAATGAACTCAGGGTGTAAGATAACCTTTTCACATCCACTTCTTAAAGGAAAGGTTGGTGGATATGTTCTATTCCAAGCAATAAGCAAGGAACCATTATATATTATAGATGGAGAAATAGACCTTCTTGCACTAAATGATAGAACTCCGTATACACAGTACATGCACTATAGGCTAATCTTAGCATCACAGTCAGGCTCAAG GTATCTAATGGAGGGAAAGAAGGTGATGAATCCTTATATTATGGCCACATATGCTTGGAAAGAGTCCAGGACCTTGCATGTGAATTTTAGAGGACTAAGTGAAAAGGATGATAACCAGTCCAAAGTATATGGAGATATTGAACAAAAAGTTGATCTAAGGGGAGAACTTCATTTGTCAGTAGTTGAGCTTCTTAAGAGCTTGATAAGCATGAGAGGGAATCGAAAAAGAAGATTTATATACCTTCTTTTGCAAAGCCTCTGGAGAACATACATATCGCAAGTCCCTCGAGAAGTTGAACCAAGACTTACAAGTTTTGACAAGGATACCAAGACATATCCACCTAGCACTCTTCATGAACTGAAAACAG GAGATGGCCATTTCATCAGTTGCCAGCAGTGGAAATCAGGGGATGTTAATACATGGAAATCTGAAGGGCAAAGGTATCCAATTCTTTTGCTCAATGGTTATTCAGGTGAGAGCTTTTGCCTACCAACTGAACCAACAGATTTAGTAAGAACATTAGTTGAACAAGGATATGAGACATGGAGCCTTCAATCAAGAGTTCATCCCAAGCATGCCTCAAACAACTTCACAATTGAAGACATTGCAAAATTTGACATTCCTGCAG taattactaaaattcaagAGCTGCATGGTCAGAATACGAAAAATTCATGTGATAGCACATTGTGTTGGAGGCTTATCAATTCATATTGCTCTATTAGGAGGCTATGTCTCTGCAGCTCATATAGCATCTCTCTCTTGTGTCAACGCCTCCATGTTTTACAAGCTAACAAAATCAGCCCTTGTTAA